GAGGAACTGGTCAGCATGATCGTCACGCAGCGCGCCTACGAGCTCAACTCGCGCGCCATCTCCACGTCCGACCAGATGCTCGGGCGCCTGACCCAGCTGTGAGGCCGTTCATGAAGCCCCTGTTCGCCTCCTTCCTGCTTGTCGGCGTCGCGCTGCTGGCGGGCTGTGCCTCGATCGACACCGTGCCGCCAACGGCCGTGCATCAGCCGATGAGCGTGCGTCCCGACAGCCGCCTGCCGGCGCCTTCCGCGAATGGCGCCATCTACCAGGCCGCACTCGCGCGGCCGCTGTTCGAGGATCGCCGCGCGCGCCATGTCGGCGACATCATCACGATCAACCTCGTCGAGCGCAACACCGCGACCAAGAGCGCGAATGCCAGCGCTTCGCGCGGCTCGGAGATGACCGGCGGCATCACCGCGAGCTCGCGCCTGCCGCTGGGCGGGCTCAATGGCCTCAACATCGAAGCCGGAGCCGATTCGGAGTTCACCGGCACCGGCTCGGCCCGTGCAAACAACGCCTTCAACGGCACGATCACGGTCACGGTCATCGACGTCTATCCCAACGGCAATCTGCTGGTGTCCGGCGAGAAGATGCTCGCCATCAACCAGGGCAGCGAGTTCATCCGTTTCTCGGGTGTGATCGATCCCAATACGGTCACGTCGACCAACACCGTGCAGTCGACGCAGGTGGCGGATGCACGCATCGAGTACCGCGGCAGCGGCTTCATCGACCAGTCCAACACCATGGGGTGGCTGCAGCGCTTCTTCCTCGCCATCCTGCCTTTCTGACCGAGCCTAGCCATGAACCGATTCCAATCCCTGCTGATGCGAGGCCTGGTGGCGGCGGTCGCTGCCGGCATCTTCTACTCCGCGGCGGCGGAAGCCGCTGCAGAGCGCATCAAGGACCTTGCCACCATTGCCGGCGTGCGCGAGAACCAGCTCGTCGGCTATGGCCTCGTCGTCGGCCTGGATGGCAGCGGCGACCAGACCACGCAGACGCCTTTCACCAAGCAGAGCATCGTCAACATGCTCGGCAACATGGGCGTGACCGTGCCGCAGGGCACCAACATGCAGCTGAAGAACGTCGCCGCGGTGATGGTCACCGCGAGCCTGCCGCCGTTTGCGCGGCCCGGCCAGCCGATCGACGTCACCGTGTCCTCGATCGGCAATGCCAAGAGCCTGCGTGGCGGCACGCTGGTGATGACACCGCTGAAGGGCGCGGACGGCCAGGTGTATGCGGTGGCGCAAGGCAATCTGGTGGTCGGTGGGGCCGGTGGGGCCGCGGGCGGTGCGGCGCAGACCATCAACCATCTGGCGGCAGGGCGGATTCCGGGCGGTGCGACGATCGAGCGCGGCGTTGCCGCGTCGGTGGGGCAGGGCGACTTCGTGATGGTCGAACTCAACGACGCCGACTTCAACACCGCGCGTCGCGTGGTGGACGCGATCAACGGCGTCGCACCGGGCGCGGCGCGCGCGCTGGATGCGCGCAGCATCCAGGTGCTGGCGCCGGTCGACGTCTCGCAGCGCGTGAGCTTCCTCGGCCAGCTCGAGAACCTGAAGGTGACCCCGGGCGAGCAGGTGGCCAAGGTCATCGTCAATTCGCGCACCGGTTCGGTGGTCATGAACCAGCGCGTGACGTTGCAGAACGTCGCGGTGTCGCATGGCAATCTCACCGTCACCGTGAATAGCGAGACCCAGGTGAGCCAGCCCGCGCCGTTCTCGCAGGGCGTGACCGTGGCGGCGCAGAACCAGGGCCAGGTCGACATTCGCCAGGACGGTGGCAGCATCCACAACGTGCGCGCCGGCGGCAACCTCGCCGACGTGGTCAAGGCGCTCAATGCGCTTGGCGCCAAGCCGATGGACCTGGTCAGCATCCTGCAGGCGATGAAGGCGGCCGGCGCCCTGCGCGCCGAGCTCGAGGTCATCTGAGGTCAGCGACATGAACGCCGGTGTCCAGCTCAACGCTTTCGATCCCAACTCGCTGCGTGACCTGCAACGGCTGGCGCGCACCGACGGCCAGTCGAACGACACCCTGCGTGCCGCCGCGAAGCAGTTCGAGGCGCTGTTCATGCAGATGGTGATGAAGTCGATGCGCGAGGCGACGCCGTCGAACAGCATGCTCGACAGTGACCAGACGCGCACATACCAGAGCCTGCTCGACCAGCAGCTCGCATTGAACCTGTCCCAGGGGCGCGGCACCGGGCTGTCCGAGACCATCTACCGCCAGCTCGGCGGCAAGGACGACAAGGCCAGCGCGATCGATGCGCTGGCTCCGCCGGGGCAGGGCGGTGGCGGCTTCGATCTTGCCGGCGTCACCCGCCGGCCGGCAATTTCTGCCGCGATGCAACGCGCTGCGCTTGCCGCCAGCCCGGATGTCTTGTCCGGTGCCAAGGATACGCCCGCTTTCGACGTCGGCTCCACGGTCGACAATGCCTTGCTCGAGGCACGCTTCCGTGAAGCGATCCAGAGTGCGCGCGATGCCACCGGAGCGGTGTCCGCGCAGGCCCGTAACTTCGTGACGGAGGTGTGGCCGCATGCCGTCGAGGCGAGCAAGCGCACCGGTATCCCGCCCGCCTTCATGGTGGCGCAGGCCGCACTCGAGACCGGCTGGGGCGAGAAGCAGTTGCGCCATGCCGACGGCAGTCCGAGCTACAACCTCTTCAACATCAAGGCCGGCTCGGCCTGGACCGGCAAGACGGTCGACCGGGCCGTCACCGAGTATGCCGGCGGTCGGGCTTACACCGAGCCTTCCCGTTTCCGTTCCTACGCGTCTTACGCCGAGTCCTTCCGCGACTATGCCGAGCTGATGGCGCGCAGCCCGCGCTACGCCGGCGTGCTCGGCCAGACGGAGGTCAGCGGCTTTGCCCGCGGCCTTCAGGACGCTGGCTATGCCACCGATCCGCAGTACGCCGACAAGCTGACCCGCATCATCGGTGGCGCCACGCTGCGCAACGCCCTGGCCTCCATCGGCTGATATTGCCGCTTCAGGGGTGGCAAGCTTCTTGCTGTTCTCCTGTCAGGTAATCGCAGATCAGGAAGACCATCATGGCTGGCATGCTCAACATCGGAGTCTCGGGCCTCAACGCGGCACAGGCCCAGCTCAATACGACCAGTCACAACATCACCAACGCAGGGACCGTCGGCTACCACCGCCAGACGGTTGGCCAGGCCGCGCGCCCGCCCTTGTTCACCGGCGCGGGCTTCTTCGGGCAGGGTACCGACGTCACTTCCGTCACCCGCTCGTACAACCAGTTTCTCGAGAACCAGGTCCTGCAGGCCGATAACCGGCGTGCGCAGTACGGTGCCTACAGCGCCCAGATCGGCCAGATCAACAACCTGCTTGCCGACAGCACGACCGGCCTGTCGCCCGCACTGGCGAACTTCTTTGCTGGCGTGCAGGAAGTGGCCTCCAACCCCACCAGCGTGGCGGCGCGCCAGTCCCTGATTTCCAATGGTCAGGCGCTCGCGTCGCGCTTCCAGTCGCTGAACACCCGCCTCGAAGAGGTCCGCCAGGGGGTCGAGGGTGGCATCGTCCAGACGGTCGAGTCGATCAACACCTATGCCAAGGCGATCGCCGAGATGAACCAGCGCATCGTCGTCGCCCAGGCGGGCGGCGCCGGCGCGCCGGCCAACGACCTGCTCGACCAGCGCGACCAGCTGCTGGCCGAGCTGAACAAGCTGGTGCAGATCACCGTCGTCGACGAAACGGACAGCGGCAAGGCCAATGGTGCGGTCTCCGTGTTCATCGGCTCCGGGCAGCCTCTGGTGCTGCGCGGCACGGTTTCCCAGTTCCAGGTGATCCCGAGCGCTGCCGACCCGCAGCGCGGCGCGATCTCGCTGACGGCACCCGGTGGCAATACGATCGAGATCGCCGAGTCCTTGCTGAGCGGCGGCGAGTTGGGTGGGCTGCTGGAGTTCCGCCTGGTCTCGCTCGACGCTGCGCAGAACGAACTGGGCCTCATCGCGCTCGGGATCACGGAGACGTTCAACGCACAGCACAAGCTCGGGGTCGATCTCGAGGGCGTTCTCGGGAAGGATTTCTTCAAGCCGATCGCCCCGACCGTGGTGCCGGCGGTGGCGGGCGTCAGTACGAGCATCACCGATGTGAGCGAGGTTC
This genomic window from Thauera humireducens contains:
- a CDS encoding flagellar basal body L-ring protein FlgH, encoding MKPLFASFLLVGVALLAGCASIDTVPPTAVHQPMSVRPDSRLPAPSANGAIYQAALARPLFEDRRARHVGDIITINLVERNTATKSANASASRGSEMTGGITASSRLPLGGLNGLNIEAGADSEFTGTGSARANNAFNGTITVTVIDVYPNGNLLVSGEKMLAINQGSEFIRFSGVIDPNTVTSTNTVQSTQVADARIEYRGSGFIDQSNTMGWLQRFFLAILPF
- the flgJ gene encoding flagellar assembly peptidoglycan hydrolase FlgJ; translated protein: MNAGVQLNAFDPNSLRDLQRLARTDGQSNDTLRAAAKQFEALFMQMVMKSMREATPSNSMLDSDQTRTYQSLLDQQLALNLSQGRGTGLSETIYRQLGGKDDKASAIDALAPPGQGGGGFDLAGVTRRPAISAAMQRAALAASPDVLSGAKDTPAFDVGSTVDNALLEARFREAIQSARDATGAVSAQARNFVTEVWPHAVEASKRTGIPPAFMVAQAALETGWGEKQLRHADGSPSYNLFNIKAGSAWTGKTVDRAVTEYAGGRAYTEPSRFRSYASYAESFRDYAELMARSPRYAGVLGQTEVSGFARGLQDAGYATDPQYADKLTRIIGGATLRNALASIG
- the flgK gene encoding flagellar hook-associated protein FlgK, giving the protein MAGMLNIGVSGLNAAQAQLNTTSHNITNAGTVGYHRQTVGQAARPPLFTGAGFFGQGTDVTSVTRSYNQFLENQVLQADNRRAQYGAYSAQIGQINNLLADSTTGLSPALANFFAGVQEVASNPTSVAARQSLISNGQALASRFQSLNTRLEEVRQGVEGGIVQTVESINTYAKAIAEMNQRIVVAQAGGAGAPANDLLDQRDQLLAELNKLVQITVVDETDSGKANGAVSVFIGSGQPLVLRGTVSQFQVIPSAADPQRGAISLTAPGGNTIEIAESLLSGGELGGLLEFRLVSLDAAQNELGLIALGITETFNAQHKLGVDLEGVLGKDFFKPIAPTVVPAVAGVSTSITDVSEVRAKDYRVLVSGGSVRLFAGDEELASLALAPAPAWPATLTGGGIAVSLPGAASIPADGLLIQPTRNAARNIAVGISDPREIAAGGPVSVTSPLTNQGTGKVANIDIRDIAGMDGSGDGVPDFSAFALGFDGTGPALTVPAGFTIERLKMDAATGEWVTDGSYPSGGSSTTYTPSADSSGVQFRVTGPGGYTFDFRFSGTPESGDAFSFGPSVAGVADNRNAVALGALQTTKVLGADASGRPTATFQSLYAQTVTTVGNKTREVQVNEAAQESLLDQATSARDSVSGVNLDEEAANLVRYQLAYQASARVMTVAQRLFDELISIGR
- a CDS encoding flagellar basal body P-ring protein FlgI: MNRFQSLLMRGLVAAVAAGIFYSAAAEAAAERIKDLATIAGVRENQLVGYGLVVGLDGSGDQTTQTPFTKQSIVNMLGNMGVTVPQGTNMQLKNVAAVMVTASLPPFARPGQPIDVTVSSIGNAKSLRGGTLVMTPLKGADGQVYAVAQGNLVVGGAGGAAGGAAQTINHLAAGRIPGGATIERGVAASVGQGDFVMVELNDADFNTARRVVDAINGVAPGAARALDARSIQVLAPVDVSQRVSFLGQLENLKVTPGEQVAKVIVNSRTGSVVMNQRVTLQNVAVSHGNLTVTVNSETQVSQPAPFSQGVTVAAQNQGQVDIRQDGGSIHNVRAGGNLADVVKALNALGAKPMDLVSILQAMKAAGALRAELEVI